The genomic window GGTTCCAGCCTAGTCGATGAGGGTAGGTCCTGAGACGTTAATGCTGCCGGCTGGGGACTCACACTTGGAGTGGAAAGGCACTGACCAGGTGCCTGTGCAGTCGCTTTCACTGATTCCAAGATtccaatttataaaaattaattggcAAAAGTAGAAAGTACTGAAGCAGCCTTTCTAGGAGACACTTGGGTTTTTCAATTCTTAATTATATTAAGAACAGAAGTGTCCTTTTTAAAGAACATGTAATCATCGCTGTAGGTTGCTTCCTCCTATTCTTATACCAAACCTTCTTCTCCCTTGTCTGTCTCAGACAGAGATTGCTAAAGCGCAAATGCTCACATCCCCAGTCTCCcttaaactgttcttttttttttgtaagattttatttattttgacagagaaagagagagagagagagagagagcacaagcagggggagcagcagagggagagggagaagcaggctctctgatgagcagggagcctaatgcggggctcaatcccaggactctgggatcacgacccaagccaaagggagatgcttaaccgaagCGCCCCTCTTCCTACTGTTCTTGTGGAAAGGGATGTGGTTAGCCCTTGTGTTCTGCCTTAAATGCTAATGTGCTAGCCTGAGCTGCAGCACTAATTTCAGCAGTTCAAAGAAAACAGGCTAGAGTCTTTGTGATTCTCTCAGCCTTTCTCATATGCTTTTTACCTCATGGTCACAGAATAGCTGCTGCTGCTCACTAAGATctaacatctctctctctccttttaaggaatctctacacccagtctggggctcaaactcatgaccctaaaatCAAGGGTTACATGGTCTAccatctgagccaaccaggaagCCTCCAACATCTCTTATTATCACTGAGTATCTAGTccagattttttttatcttaattttttctaCAGCTGACTTACTTGAATCATTATGTTTGGTTATTTTTACCAATGTTATATGTCTTAACCTCCAAATTTCttatgagataaaaataaattcttacttAAGTTCCCTTATCAGAGTTTTATGTTTCTTACAGTCAAACTGTAATACAGTATtaccatttttaatattaaaatgtattctcTCTCATTAGCAAATTAACATACACTGCttatagaaatctttaaaaatgtggaaaagtaggaacaaggaaaagaaaattagggaATCTCATCATGGAAGTACTAttaacatttttgtgtattttcttctgGTGTTGCTTGTACAGTTGggataacatattttaaaaataccatttttggggtgcctgggtggctcagtgggttaaagcctctgcctttgcctccggtcatgatcccagggtcctgggatctagccctgcatcgggctctctgctcggcagggagcctcaaGTAACACTGCTTGAGTATTTCTCGAAGGCTTACTCCCCATCAGGTGGGGACCAGGCTAAGTAGTTTGCAtggattatttcttcaaattcttcATCCCCTAAGAGGTCTATTCTATCTCTAATTTTCAGAAGTTGAAACTGACACACAGAGAACAAGGATTCCCCCCCCAAAGCCCGAGGAGCCAGGCGACTCCCCAGCTCTGCCTACTCCCAGAGTCCACGATGCCAACATTCCCTCATCAGGCACTAATTTATTCAAACCTTCTAGTTTCAAAGGCAAAATTGCTATCTTGCTCTGAATTGCTTCCCTTTCACTACTGGTGATGCTGGATATGGCTTTGTGTTTGCTGAACTAGACACATTCCTTTTTTGTTAATTACGGGTCGGGGGCCTTTCCCATAGTTGACTCTACCACTGGAAGAGGGAATAAAGTGGGACCTACGGGCTTAGCCCTGTAGTTCAAAAGAAAAACGCAAGGCACGGTTTTCTTTTTGGAAGTATGCTCAAATGTGGTGGTGGTTTTATTGATGGCCAGCACGACCCAGGGGACTCCTTATGCCCAAGCTCCTCGACAGGAGTGCCCCGTTCTGACCCTCGTTTCTGCCACAGTGGATGTTGGTTTTTGTTCATTTCGACTTTTGGCATTGTCCTCTACCTCCCCAGCGTAGTTCCTTATTCTGAAACACGAGTGGTGAACCAGACAGCACGTAAGTCCCCTTCGGCTTTGAAATCCTGAGCCTGGGTACAGATTTGTGAGAGCCGCAGCACATTGGAAAGCAACCTGGCTGTGGGGCTGGGCGTCTGGTTGGAGCAGTCTTTCTGTTCTTTCCTGCAGCTGGAGGGCTTCGAGCTGCGCTCAgctgctccctccctgctctgttcCTAAAGCACTTAGCCGAAGAACGGCTTCCTTTCCACCGTTAGGTAGACAAAGAGGACAATGATGAAGATACCAAGCACAGCGAGCTTCAAGCCCACGGGAAGAATTTCTAGGTTCCCGTACTCAAAACTCCTGTTCACGGGGCAGTTGTCAGTCTCTCGGGTGCTCCGTCCTCTGCATCTGGTGTTTGATGCTCTCGTGGGTAACCTGTGAAAACATTAGTGGTTCTTAGGGCTGTGGACAGCTATGACTTGAGCACCCCTTTAACGTATGTGGACCTTGGGCCCCAAGGGAGCAACCGACGTGAGGCTACAATTTAGGGAGCAGCCCTCTACTGGTTTAAAACCTATGCTGATTTCAACAAGTGAGACTAACTAGGGATCACAGGGATGTGAGATCCCTAAAATCCCCAAAGGCATTTTTTAGGAGTACCACCCACTTGCACACCGTCTCCCTATGTTGGCCCAAGGCCTGCCGCAGGGACCCGCACACCCGTCAGCCCCCATTGGAAACGGGCCCAGGTGGATGGGGGATGCCAGGACCCacactctctcctttctccctccacatGTGTGAGTAAGGACTGCCCCTCAGGAGTAGGATGGGAAGTGCTTTCGAAATCTGCTAATGTTGATTTAAAAGGACAAGTGGGTACGGTCTGAAATCTCTTAGTGAGAGTTTATGTATGGACCCACTTGTCTAATCCTGGAAATCTGCCTAACTTTATTCAGAAGTTCTGGAATTTTCCGGAAGACTTTTCTttctgaacaacaacaaaaagatggcCTGTCTTGAGCTCTTATTTCAACTAcctgctccttcccaccccctccctatTTTCCAGGACATAAATAGGAATAAATATCTTCAAAGACTACAGATCAAGACACACGGATTCTAGTCTCAGTTTGTAGTGACTTTCAGTATCCAGCCTCTCCGGCCTATTTCCTTATCTCCAAACTTAAGTGGTGAACTAGATAGTTCACGCAAAGTCCCTTCAGTCTTGAAATGATGAgctacagggatgcctgggtggctccgtggattaagcgtctgcctttggctcaggtcatgatcctggtgtcctgggattgagccccacatcgggctccttgcttagtggggagcctgcttctccctccgcctgctgcctccctgctggtgctctctttctctccctctctgacaaatacatcaaaacttaaaaaagaaaaagaaatgatgagaTACGAtgaatcttttctttctcaacagATTCTTTTCAGCCTCAAGCCCTTCACAGAAATTTGAATAACAAATTTGTCCCCAGGAGTTATATAAGACAACAATATCCTCTCACATGCTAAGAAAAGCATTACCTTATTCCCTCGGAATGCTTATAAACCAGGCAGTTGATATCTAGGGCTTTTGGTTTGGTGATGGAAGTCTCGAGTCTCtaatgaacagaaagaaaagaatttattgtTTCGCAGGTCTGGTAcaaaggactttattttttttattctagaaaaaGCCATATACTCTGAGGACTGATCGATGTTTCTGGTACATCAGGTCTTTAGCCACCTCATAACACAAACTTCCAGTTTGCCTTTACTCAATAATTAGCAAAAACTTTCCCATGTCATGGAGTAATATTTTACTGCAGTGACTCATGCCTTAACAATAGACACTCTGGTAATGAACtctttattttgctcttctttgtgCCTTATTgcttggaggtttttttttggttttttttttgagcaggCATCATTTGTTTATAAGTTATTGCAGTCAGTTGAGCGACCGAcccttggttttggttcaggtcatggtctcagggtcgtgagatcgagccccgcgcggggcttcatgctcagagggaaatctgcttgaggattccctGTCCCTCGGCACCCAACCCCACCCCAATTTGCTCACTCATgtacacgctctctctctctctcactctcaagaaataaagaactcttttaaaaattaaataaattaattaataataaaaataaaaataaaatgaaaagcaagctGGCCATGGACAAAAACTGGaaagtatggggtgcctgggttgctcagtcattaagcatctgccttgggctcaggtcatgatcccagggtcctgggattgtgccccgtatcaggctccctgctcagtagaagctgcctctccttctgactccccacccccattcccaccccccaacccacttgtgttccctctctctctccctatgtctctctctgtcaaataaaaaaataaaatcttaaaaacaaaacaaaacagaaaagtaatttcagaaaatgaaaatgctgtcCTGTAAAAGGTATAGAAGTCAGGACAAtcacattttctgttcttttcccaaaacttcctttcattttgttatttttccaatAAAGTGAAAAGGTACAGCTCTCTATGCTTTTGTTTCCTCCCTGTGAAATAGAGTTGTAAAGATGGAGCGACTTACCATATGCAaagtgaggggcccctgggtggctcaatcagttaagcaactgccttcagctcaggtcatgatcctagggtcctgggatcgagccccacattgggctccctgcttagtagggagtgtgcttctccctctacccctccccctgctcatgtgtgctctctatctctcctctttctctctgaaataaagtctaaaatatatatatatatatatatatatatatatatatatatatgcaaaatgatTAAAACATCTCCTGGCCCATAGTCAGCATTCAATGCACGTTAGCAATAATAATTGTGATTCTGATCATTATTATTAATTGCATGTTGCTGTTTTTCCTCATGCGTCTAGTTCAGCTGACTGTCCATTCATGGTTATGATGTGGGCCTCATCATCCTCAAACATCTGCAATGTCCCAGTCAGGTGTTGTGTCTGCAGGACCGATGGTCTCAGCCCAAGGTAGGCTGGGGGGAGAGCATGGCTTGGTGTACCATCATTTATGACTGGTCACCCCCTTCCCGGTACTGGCCATGGATGCCCAAGCAGCCTCCCCTTCTCACTTCCACTCCCTTGCCTTGCCTtcttaaagaagatttttttttttttaatttgacagacagagatcacaagtaggcagagaggcaaacagagagagaggaagggaagcaggctccccgctgagcagagagccccattggggcttgatcccaggacactggcatcatgacctgagctgaaggtagaggctttaacccactgagccacccaggcgccccagagaggTTCTTAACAATTGCTTAGTGATACCCAAGCCAGGCCTCTGCTGATGATGGGAAGCTATGCCCAGCACAGGAAGGGCACATCAAGAAAGCAGCCCAGTGCAGACactacacatgtgcacacacctaCGATTTCCCAGAAGAGGGGGACACTTGCAGAAAACGGACTTTGAAAATCCTCAAGGATCCACATGGGCTAGTGGTGGTTTGCTACCGAGAGACGCTTCAAACTCTTTCCAAGGGTGTAGGAAAAATCGTTTataagcacattttttttcaacCTTTTTAATTACAGAAAGTTTCAAGCAGACACAAAAGTAGACAACAGGATAATGAGCCTCCACGTACCCATCACATGCAACTTCTTTTAAATTCTCCTGCATGCAAAAATAGGTCTGCTCAACAGAACATTGGGGGTAGAAGTCTTTTGCACAATCAAATTATAGGATTTCACAGCTCTTAGGCGATCCAgtactccctccctcctcttccctcctgccACAAGGAGGTTTAGGTCTTTGATTGcctctccttttctcatttctgtcctTGACTATCATTCACACGTAGCGTTCCCCCTATAGCATATGAaatgtggacatttgggttttcaAAAAAGGAGTAATTATGGCTTATCAACTTGACTGTTCAGccatcaataataataatgattataaagtcaGGGTTATTGATCATGGCAAACAGAGTAGAGAATTGTACACACACAGTGATGACAACTGGCTAAACTTTCACCATGCGGTGCCCATAAACAACAGCTagagggaaacagaaacaatgaAACGGTTTTTGTGTCAGGTGGCGTGTTTAGAGttgattcatttttcatttaaaaaaaaattcctttaatgtTGTTAAAATACGGTTTTCACTATAAATGCCATTTGCAATGGAACTAAAAAATATTGGTGTTCATTAAAGCAATGGTTTAGTGAGGATGAAATCGCCCCCCTGGGGGAGTGTAATGCTCCTTTCTCCCTATGCCCGGagctaaaatttgaaaaaaaaggaaaaaaagtctggCTGTTTTCAAAGCATTCACAGCTAAAGTTGTGGCCgcctctgcttccccaccctcttcaTTAACCCCCTGGCATTCAAGTCAGAAAATgtcacccaggggcgcctgggtggttcagtgggttaaagcttctgccttcagttcagatcatgatcccagggtcctgggatcgagccccacattgggctctcggctcagcagggagcctgcttcccttcctctctctctgcctgcctctctgcctacttgtgatctctgtctgtcaaataaataaataaaatctttaaaaaaaataatatctgtaaaaaaagaaaatgtcacccATCCACATGTTATTGATCACAGCTGTAGTGACAGATGTAATTATCCTGAGATATGCCAATTCAATAAACGAGTGTCTTAATATAATCTTGACACCTATGTAGTTATTTCCTGTGTGCCAAGCACCACTCTAAGCATCTTACATAAATAAATCCATTTAATTCTCAATACCAACACCCTGTGAGGAAGTTGCTTTTATggtgcccatttcacagacgaCAAAACCGAGGCACGGAGAGTTTAAATCGCGTGCCCTtggccacacagctggtgagaTGGCAGAGCCAGGAGTTAACCCAGGTGGCGTAGTCTCAGAGCCCCTGCAATGCTCACTCTGCTATCCTGCAGAAGATGGATAGTGAGGCTTTACTAGAAGAGAATTAGAAATATCATGTTTTGAGCATCCGTTGTCTTGGGCATTCAACATGCCCCCAGCCACATATTCTTTCTAATAACTCTGTAgtggccattttattttattttatcttaaagattatatttatttatttgacagagagagacagccagagaggaaacacaagcaggggagtgggagagggagaagcaggcttcctgcaggaagCCCTGTGCAGGGTTTAATTCCGAGaacttgggatcacaacctgagccaaaggcagatgcttagtgactgagccacccagacgccccatgtAGTggccattttataaatgagaaaattgaggtttaCAGGATTGAAACTATTTGCCTGGGTTACATGATTAGGAGAAAGCACAACTGTAACCGAACCCCCATATTCTGGACCCAGTGCTTTGTGTTCTTGTTTTGTAATATTTCTATTGGGGAAACTCATCATGAAAAACAGAGCAGAACATGTTTGTAAAAACCGTTCTCACTAACTGATAAATGATCAAATCATTAATTCATTTCCCATAGAAATGAAACTTGTAGCCATCTGATTTCTTCTTAATTATCTTCGAtgagttgttctttttttaaggaagaattttctaGATAAACTAATTTTGTGCTAATTCTGGCTTACTTACTATATCCATGGAATCCGCAACCACAGTGTGTATGAGATATTATGTCCTACTGTATTATAGGGAACTACAAAATCCTGGGCTAATATCCAGAACTAGATGAAAAAgaatcattttgttttcctcattcaATCCTTACTcatcaaaaaatgtatttgatttttgaaaatgatCTACTGTGACTTAAAACAATTCATTTTGGGGAATGAGGAAATAGAAGTATGTTTGCAAATCCACGAGACATGTATTTGACAAGGTAGACCCTCCAAACCTAGCCAGAGATGTCATACCCTGACCCCTGCAGTTACAGGCAAtcaagggagggggtgagggcacCGCGTCTAACTGTGCCAACTTCTTCCCCGCTCCTTTCTCTTACTCTCCCAGGACAACAACGGCGATTACTACTGCTacttctttctaagattttatttattcatttagcggagtgagagagagagagagcacaagcagggggagaggcaggcagagggagaagcagactccccgctgagcgaggagcccagtgcgggactcgatcgcaggaccctgagatcatgacctgagctgaaaggcagatgctcaaccaaccgagccccccaggtgccccttacccaGGATTTCTTACTGCTGGCCTCTGGGCGTGTCAGGAGGCGGTGCTAGTCCAGGGTCGGGGATGAAACCCTTTCCTAACTACAATGTGTTATACTTTCCAATCACACTAGTTCATGGATGGCAGTTTTTCAAAAACAACTTATACTATAAAACCAGACATTTTTACCAATAGCTTGACAAACTGGCCGTTGTGAACCTGCTCCCAGCCAGGAAAAAACCTTTTGATTTAGAGCTCTTTAATATTGAGTTAACCTCAAAGTCCTTTATTGACTAAAAATGATTCCATTAATAACAGATCCTACAGTAATTTCAGACTTTTACTTCATTGTTTTTACCTCAGCCCTGATTTAATAAAGCTCTCATTTTCAACACTGTGCTCTGTTAACCTAAGTCATGattttgaattaattaaaatCCTTCTAAAATAATCTCTACCACATTAAACAAAGAAAGGTTGAAAACATTATGATCGTCATGATtcctggtttgtttatttttttaaagggactcTTCTAGCAAACCAGGAATAGAACAGGAACTTCTTTAACTTGACAAAAAGTGTCTTCCAATACCTACACCAAAAAATCATCTCAAAGGCAAAATGctaaatgtatttccttttttttttaaatgattttatttatttatttgacagacagagatcacaagtaggcagagagggaggcagaaaagagaggaggaagcaggatccctgcggaccagagagcccaatatggggtttgatcccagaactctgagataatgac from Neovison vison isolate M4711 chromosome 10, ASM_NN_V1, whole genome shotgun sequence includes these protein-coding regions:
- the LEMD1 gene encoding LEM domain-containing protein 1, whose amino-acid sequence is MVDVKCLRDYELQHELSKLGFSPGPILPSTRKVYEKKLVQLLVSPPCTPPVMNGPEGLNGAQDDDGSKELNATIILKGNIILSSEKNKEPKKRLETSITKPKALDINCLVYKHSEGIRLPTRASNTRCRGRSTRETDNCPVNRSFEYGNLEILPVGLKLAVLGIFIIVLFVYLTVERKPFFG